The proteins below come from a single Eptesicus fuscus isolate TK198812 chromosome 5, DD_ASM_mEF_20220401, whole genome shotgun sequence genomic window:
- the SLC39A9 gene encoding zinc transporter ZIP9, with product MDDFISISLLSLAMLAGCYVAGIIPLAVNFSEERLKLVTVLGAGLLCGTALAVIVPEGVHALYEDILEGKHHQGSETQDVIASDKAAVIPVAHEHEHSHDHHTQLHAYIGVSLVLGFVFMLLVDQIGSSHVYATDDPEAARPSNSKITTTLGLVVHAAADGVALGAAASTSQTSVQLIVFVAIMLHKAPAAFGLVSFLMHAGLERNRIRKHLLVFALAAPVMSMVTFLGLSKSSKEALSEVNATGVAMLFSAGTFLYVATVHVLPEVGGMGHSHKSDATGGRGLSRLEVAALVLGCIIPLILSIGHQH from the exons ATGGATGATTTCATCTCCATTAGTCTGCTGTCTCTGGCTATGTTGGCGGGATGTTACGTGGCTGGAATCATTCCCTTGGCTGTTAATTTCTCGGAG gaGCGACTAAAACTAGTGACTGTTTTGGGTGCCGGCCTTCTCTGTGGAACTGCACTGGCTGTCATCGTGCCTGAAGGAGTACACGCACTTTATGAAGATATCcttgagg GAAAACATCACCAAGGGAGTGAAACACAGGATGTGATTGCATCAGACAAAGCAGCAGTAATACCAGTTGCCCATGAACATGAGCACAGCCATGACCACCACACACAGCTGCATGCCTACATTGGTGTTTCCCTCGTACTGGGCTTTGTTTTCATGTTGCTGGTGGACCAGATTGGCAGCTCCCACGTGTATGCTACTGATG ATCCAGAAGCAGCAAGGCCTAGCAATTCCAAAATCACCACCACGCTGGGTCTGGTCGTCCATGCTGCAG CTGATGGTGTTGCATTGGGAGCAGCAGCTTCTACTTCACAGACTAGTGTCCAGTTAATTGTGTTTGTGGCAATAATGCTACATAAG GCACCAGCTGCTTTTGGGCTGGTTTCGTTCTTAATGCATGCTGGCCTAGAGCGGAATCGAATCAGAAAGCACTTACTGGTCTTTGCACTGGCAGCACCAGTTATGTCCATGGTGACATTCCTAGGACTAAGTAAG AGCAGTAAAGAAGCCCTTTCAGAGGTCAATGCCACTGGAGTGGCCATGCTTTTCTCTGCCGGGACATTTCTTTATGTTGCCACAGTACATGTCCTCCCTGAGGTGGGCGGAATGGGGCACAGTCACAAATCCGATGCCACTGGAGGGAGAGGCCTCAGCCGCCTGGAGGTGGCAGCCCTGGTTCTGGGTTGCATCATCCCGCTCATCCTGTCAATAGGACACCAGCATTAA